Proteins found in one Mucilaginibacter gracilis genomic segment:
- the rsgA gene encoding ribosome small subunit-dependent GTPase A, whose protein sequence is MQGLITKSTGSWYQVQTPQGQKLDCRIKGKFRIKGITTTNPLAVGDVVDFEMEPEQETGVITTLHERKNYIIRKSINLSRQAQIIAANLDQAFLVVTLASPRTSLGFIDRFLVTAEAYHIPARLIFNKLDLFSDEGLAILAEYSSIYEKLGYPCYHVSATKNINVDQVINVLKDKTSLVSGHSGVGKSSLINNILPELSLRTTEVSDWHDKGMHTTTFAEMFELPFGGFIIDSPGIREFGIVDIEQSELGRLFPEIRQNMENCRFKNCRHINEPGCAVLTAVENGEIEISRYDSYLSIYHGNDTRA, encoded by the coding sequence ATGCAGGGACTAATTACAAAATCAACCGGAAGCTGGTACCAGGTGCAAACGCCCCAGGGGCAAAAACTTGATTGCCGCATTAAAGGTAAATTCAGGATTAAGGGTATTACCACCACTAACCCGCTTGCTGTGGGCGATGTGGTTGATTTTGAAATGGAACCCGAGCAGGAAACCGGTGTAATAACCACCCTGCACGAGCGTAAAAATTACATCATCCGTAAATCCATCAATTTATCGCGGCAGGCGCAAATTATTGCCGCCAATCTCGATCAGGCTTTCCTGGTGGTTACCCTCGCTTCGCCACGCACTTCACTGGGCTTTATCGATCGCTTCTTGGTTACCGCCGAAGCCTATCATATCCCGGCAAGGCTCATATTTAACAAACTCGATTTATTTAGCGACGAAGGTTTAGCAATACTTGCCGAATACAGCTCGATATACGAAAAGCTGGGCTACCCGTGCTACCATGTATCGGCCACCAAAAATATAAATGTAGACCAGGTTATCAATGTTTTGAAAGACAAAACAAGCCTGGTTTCCGGCCACTCGGGCGTAGGTAAATCCAGCCTTATCAATAACATATTGCCCGAATTGAGCCTGCGTACCACCGAAGTATCCGACTGGCACGATAAGGGTATGCACACCACCACCTTTGCCGAAATGTTTGAACTGCCCTTCGGTGGCTTCATTATCGATTCGCCCGGCATACGCGAGTTTGGCATTGTAGACATTGAACAATCGGAATTAGGACGACTGTTCCCCGAAATTCGCCAAAACATGGAAAACTGCCGGTTTAAAAACTGCCGCCACATTAACGAGCCCGGCTGCGCCGTTTTAACAGCCGTTGAAAACGGCGAAATAGAAATATCCAGATACGATAGCTATTTAAGCATCTATCACGGTAACGATACCCGTGCCTAA
- a CDS encoding 2-phosphosulfolactate phosphatase, whose product MKNLEVCLTPALLPLFDIEGSVVVVIDIFRATSSICYGIDNGATAIIPVAKVEECAAYREKGLDYLLAAERDGKVVDGFDFGNSPFSYTKQKVEGKTVVLTTTNGTHALHMSIKAKRIVIGSFLNITSLCNWLKQQPDNILLVCAGWKNNFNLEDTLFAGAIAEQLKGLDYKWDDAAIAANDMYQLAKADLNLYLKKSSHGERMKQLGILEDIDFCLNVDITTAIPVLEGERLVRLV is encoded by the coding sequence ATGAAAAATTTAGAAGTTTGTTTAACGCCGGCCCTGCTGCCCTTGTTTGATATTGAAGGCAGTGTTGTGGTGGTGATAGATATTTTTAGGGCCACATCGTCTATTTGTTATGGTATTGATAACGGTGCTACGGCCATTATACCGGTTGCCAAGGTTGAGGAGTGTGCTGCTTACCGCGAAAAGGGCCTTGATTACCTGCTTGCCGCCGAGCGCGATGGTAAAGTGGTTGATGGGTTTGATTTTGGTAATTCGCCATTTTCGTACACTAAGCAAAAGGTTGAGGGTAAAACAGTGGTGCTTACTACTACCAATGGCACGCATGCCCTGCACATGTCTATCAAAGCCAAGCGCATTGTTATTGGCTCGTTTTTAAATATTACATCGCTTTGCAACTGGCTTAAACAACAGCCCGATAATATTTTGCTGGTTTGCGCCGGGTGGAAAAACAACTTTAACCTTGAAGATACCTTATTTGCCGGAGCCATTGCCGAACAATTAAAAGGCCTTGATTACAAATGGGACGATGCCGCCATTGCAGCAAACGACATGTACCAACTGGCTAAAGCCGATTTGAACCTCTACCTCAAAAAATCATCGCACGGCGAACGCATGAAACAGTTAGGTATTTTAGAAGATATTGACTTTTGTTTAAATGTTGATATAACTACCGCCATCCCTGTTTTGGAGGGGGAGAGGTTGGTTAGGCTGGTTTAA
- a CDS encoding nucleotide pyrophosphohydrolase — protein MTIQEAQKAVDQWINTTGVRYFNELTNTAILMEEVGEVARIMARKYGEQSFKKSDEEVNLADEMADVLFVLICLANQTGIDLTDALEKNMVKKKIRDADRHKNNEKLK, from the coding sequence ATGACTATACAGGAAGCCCAGAAAGCAGTTGACCAATGGATAAACACCACAGGTGTACGTTATTTTAACGAACTAACCAACACGGCCATTTTGATGGAAGAAGTGGGCGAAGTTGCCCGCATAATGGCACGAAAATACGGCGAGCAATCCTTCAAAAAATCTGACGAGGAAGTTAACCTTGCCGATGAAATGGCCGACGTGCTTTTTGTACTGATATGCCTGGCCAACCAAACCGGAATTGATTTAACCGATGCCCTGGAAAAAAACATGGTTAAAAAAAAGATACGCGACGCCGACAGGCATAAGAATAATGAGAAATTAAAGTAA
- the dtd gene encoding D-aminoacyl-tRNA deacylase: MRAVIQRVSRATCTVDGKITGEIGTGLLILLGVADDDTNDDLEWLAQKIVNMRIFGDENGLMNKALTDVNGNILLISQFTLFAQTKKGNRPSFIRAARPDKAIPMYEQMITTLQKLLNKTIATGIFAADMKVELLNDGPVTIVMDTKDKENH; encoded by the coding sequence ATGAGGGCAGTAATTCAGCGGGTAAGCCGCGCAACATGTACAGTAGACGGCAAAATTACCGGAGAAATTGGAACCGGACTATTAATTTTATTAGGCGTTGCCGACGATGATACTAACGACGATTTAGAATGGCTGGCCCAAAAAATTGTAAACATGCGCATTTTTGGCGACGAAAACGGCTTAATGAACAAGGCCCTTACCGACGTTAATGGCAACATTTTGCTCATATCTCAATTTACACTCTTCGCCCAAACAAAAAAAGGCAACCGCCCATCGTTCATCCGCGCTGCACGGCCCGATAAGGCCATACCGATGTACGAACAAATGATTACAACTTTACAAAAGCTGCTCAACAAAACCATTGCCACCGGCATTTTTGCCGCCGATATGAAAGTGGAACTATTGAACGACGGCCCGGTAACCATTGTAATGGATACGAAGGATAAAGAAAATCACTAA